The following proteins are encoded in a genomic region of Micromonospora olivasterospora:
- a CDS encoding glycosyltransferase family 9 protein, which yields MARTYGEILVVDLLGGIGDLLMLLPAVHGLARRNPGARLRVLTHEPGAELVRADPAVTRVRTPRHGRAGAEREAVLDALAAAPPDLAVTTTRYDGIPDLLEATGARCVTDLWRRPPPDQPVGERYLAILHAEGLLDGVDLTARPRVHLPAAARAAGERAVARLVGEPPAPPVVLVTDAGMAVKRWPAGRWRELADALTGLGHPVLAVGADPVDPVAVPLPRGDLPTLAGQFAAVARRGGVVVGPDTGPVRLAAAAGVPTVGLFGPTDARRYGMARASGAAVAGSPAAGVDLQGLADCPHRLPTAITEQPCWWQACCPLDPSGPACLADLRVADVLAATRAAAGRGTATARDGRGAGLAGRWRVS from the coding sequence GTGGCGCGGACGTACGGCGAGATCCTGGTGGTGGACCTGCTCGGCGGGATCGGCGACCTGCTGATGCTGCTGCCCGCCGTGCACGGACTGGCCCGGCGCAACCCCGGGGCGCGGCTGCGGGTGCTCACCCACGAGCCCGGCGCGGAGCTGGTCCGGGCGGACCCGGCGGTGACGCGCGTCCGCACGCCCCGGCACGGCCGCGCCGGCGCGGAGCGGGAGGCGGTCCTCGACGCCCTCGCCGCCGCCCCGCCGGACCTGGCCGTCACCACCACCCGGTACGACGGCATCCCCGACCTGCTGGAGGCCACCGGTGCGCGCTGCGTCACCGACCTGTGGCGCCGGCCCCCGCCCGACCAGCCGGTGGGGGAGCGCTACCTGGCGATCCTGCACGCCGAGGGGCTGCTCGACGGGGTGGACCTGACCGCCCGGCCGCGCGTGCACCTGCCGGCGGCGGCGCGGGCGGCCGGGGAGCGGGCGGTGGCCCGCCTGGTCGGCGAGCCGCCCGCGCCCCCGGTGGTGCTGGTCACCGACGCGGGGATGGCGGTGAAGCGCTGGCCGGCCGGGCGGTGGCGGGAGTTGGCCGACGCGCTGACCGGGCTCGGCCATCCGGTGCTCGCCGTCGGCGCGGACCCGGTCGACCCGGTGGCGGTGCCGCTGCCCCGGGGCGACCTGCCGACCCTCGCCGGCCAGTTCGCGGCCGTCGCCCGGCGCGGCGGCGTGGTGGTGGGGCCGGACACCGGGCCCGTCCGGCTGGCCGCCGCGGCGGGGGTGCCGACGGTGGGCCTGTTCGGCCCCACCGACGCCCGCCGGTACGGCATGGCGAGGGCTTCCGGCGCTGCCGTGGCCGGCTCGCCGGCCGCCGGCGTCGACCTCCAGGGGCTGGCGGACTGTCCGCACCGGCTGCCCACCGCGATCACCGAGCAGCCCTGCTGGTGGCAGGCTTGCTGCCCGCTGGACCCCTCCGGTCCGGCGTGCCTGGCAGACCTGCGTGTCGCCGACGTCCTCGCGGCGACCCGGGCAGCGGCCGGTCGCGGCACCGCCACCGCCCGTGACGGCCGGGGTGCCGGCTTGGCGGGCCGGTGGCGAGTGTCCTAG
- a CDS encoding TerC/Alx family metal homeostasis membrane protein translates to MTELSYLSAAELSSVGTPTLWAVTIAGVLALLVLDFLVTRRPHEVSLREALGWSAFYVALPLAFGAWVWNRYGSAQGLEYLTGYLVEKSLSVDNLFVFMLLLAAFAVPAVLAQRVLLYGIAGALVLRAVFIALGAAALKTLDFAFLLFGLILVATAVKLLRDAVSGHEQEVDINRMRSVRLLRRFMPVVDEYHSTRMIVRQGGRRALTPFALVVVAVLATDVVFAVDSVPAVYGITEDPYLVFATNAFALLGLRALYFVLHAALSRLVHLSYGLAIILAFIGVKLGLHWAHGSWPGVPQIPTLASLGVIIGVLVVVTLTSLRATREAAAPATTEGH, encoded by the coding sequence ATGACCGAATTGTCGTATCTGTCTGCCGCCGAGCTGTCGTCGGTGGGCACGCCAACTCTCTGGGCAGTGACCATCGCGGGCGTGCTCGCCCTGCTGGTCCTGGACTTCCTGGTGACCCGCCGGCCGCACGAGGTCTCGCTCAGGGAGGCCCTCGGCTGGTCGGCGTTCTACGTGGCGCTGCCGCTGGCCTTCGGCGCCTGGGTGTGGAACCGGTACGGCTCCGCGCAGGGCCTGGAGTACCTGACCGGTTACCTGGTGGAGAAGTCGCTCTCCGTCGACAACCTGTTCGTCTTCATGCTGCTGCTGGCCGCCTTCGCGGTGCCGGCCGTGCTCGCCCAGCGGGTGCTGCTCTACGGCATCGCCGGCGCGCTGGTGCTGCGGGCCGTCTTCATCGCCCTCGGCGCGGCGGCGCTGAAGACGCTCGACTTCGCGTTCCTGCTGTTCGGCCTCATCCTCGTCGCCACCGCGGTCAAGCTGCTCCGCGACGCCGTCTCCGGCCACGAGCAGGAGGTCGACATCAACCGGATGCGGTCGGTGCGCCTGCTGCGCCGGTTCATGCCGGTCGTCGACGAGTACCACAGCACGAGGATGATTGTGCGGCAGGGCGGCCGCCGGGCGCTCACCCCGTTCGCCCTGGTGGTGGTCGCGGTGCTCGCCACCGACGTGGTCTTCGCCGTGGACTCGGTGCCGGCGGTCTACGGCATCACCGAGGACCCGTACCTGGTCTTCGCCACCAACGCGTTCGCCCTGCTGGGCCTGCGCGCGCTCTACTTCGTGCTGCACGCCGCGCTGAGCCGCCTCGTGCACCTCAGCTACGGCCTGGCGATCATCCTCGCGTTCATCGGCGTGAAGCTCGGGCTGCACTGGGCGCACGGCAGCTGGCCGGGCGTGCCGCAGATCCCGACGCTCGCCTCGCTCGGGGTCATCATCGGCGTGCTCGTCGTCGTCACGCTCACCAGCCTGCGCGCCACCCGGGAGGCCGCGGCGCCGGCCACCACCGAAGGCCACTGA
- a CDS encoding sulfite oxidase-like oxidoreductase: MGIVTPGFQGRPRSAEPALPPGQYLTEDFPVLSAGPTPKVPLDTWEFVITTETGEEVRWSWAEFTALPQETPTVDIHCVTRWSKRQTDWQGVSLDVLLDGVDTEATYALAHSYGGYTTNLPLADLRGGRAWVAHRYSGRDLPPEHGGPARLLVPHLYFWKSAKWVRGIRLKTMDEPGFWETAGYHDYGDPWREQRYAGD, encoded by the coding sequence GTGGGAATCGTCACGCCGGGCTTCCAGGGCCGGCCCCGTTCGGCGGAGCCGGCCCTGCCGCCGGGGCAGTATCTGACCGAGGACTTCCCGGTGCTCTCGGCCGGCCCGACGCCGAAGGTGCCGCTGGACACGTGGGAGTTCGTCATCACCACCGAGACCGGCGAGGAGGTCCGCTGGTCCTGGGCGGAGTTCACCGCCCTGCCGCAGGAGACGCCGACGGTCGACATCCACTGCGTGACCCGCTGGTCGAAGCGGCAGACGGACTGGCAGGGCGTCTCGCTGGACGTCCTGCTCGACGGCGTGGACACCGAGGCGACCTACGCCCTCGCCCACTCGTACGGCGGGTACACCACCAACCTGCCGCTGGCCGACCTGCGCGGCGGGCGGGCGTGGGTGGCCCACCGGTACTCCGGCCGGGACCTGCCGCCGGAGCACGGCGGGCCGGCCCGGCTGCTGGTGCCCCACCTGTACTTCTGGAAGTCCGCGAAGTGGGTGCGCGGCATCCGGCTGAAGACGATGGACGAGCCCGGCTTCTGGGAGACGGCGGGCTACCACGACTACGGTGACCCGTGGCGCGAGCAGCGGTACGCGGGCGACTGA
- a CDS encoding ferredoxin reductase encodes MSAALTWRVARLVERRVETPTAQTLVLDAPGWPGHLPGQHLDVRLTAEDGYQAARSYSLAAPAEGDRIALTVQRVPDGEVSPYLIDVYAPGDPVEVRGPVGGWFVWRPEQDTPVLLAAGGSGVVPLMAMVRARRAAGSRAPFRLLYSVRTPDDVFYAEELRRRARDDEGLDIAYVYTRRAPQGWDGEPHRVGPADVTATGWPPENQPLCYVCGPTGFVESVADLLVGLGHQPARVRTERFGPTG; translated from the coding sequence GTGAGCGCCGCGTTGACCTGGCGGGTGGCCCGGCTCGTCGAGCGCCGGGTGGAGACCCCCACCGCGCAGACGCTGGTCCTCGACGCGCCGGGCTGGCCGGGGCACCTGCCCGGCCAGCACCTCGACGTCCGGCTGACCGCCGAAGACGGTTACCAGGCCGCCCGGTCGTACTCCCTCGCCGCGCCCGCCGAGGGGGACCGGATCGCGCTGACCGTGCAGCGGGTGCCCGACGGCGAGGTGTCGCCGTACCTGATCGACGTGTACGCCCCCGGCGACCCGGTGGAGGTGCGCGGGCCGGTCGGCGGCTGGTTCGTCTGGCGGCCGGAGCAGGACACCCCGGTGCTGCTGGCCGCCGGCGGGTCGGGCGTGGTGCCGCTGATGGCGATGGTCCGGGCCCGCCGCGCGGCCGGCAGCCGGGCGCCGTTCCGGCTGCTGTACTCGGTGCGCACCCCGGACGACGTGTTCTACGCCGAGGAACTGCGCCGCCGCGCCCGCGACGACGAGGGCCTGGACATCGCGTACGTGTACACGCGCCGGGCCCCGCAGGGGTGGGACGGCGAGCCGCACCGGGTCGGCCCGGCGGATGTGACCGCCACCGGCTGGCCACCCGAGAACCAGCCGCTCTGCTACGTCTGCGGGCCGACCGGATTCGTGGAGTCGGTGGCGGACCTGCTGGTCGGCCTCGGCCACCAGCCCGCGCGCGTCCGCACCGAACGATTCGGCCCGACCGGTTGA
- a CDS encoding DUF6510 family protein: MSDMSYLDGNVLDGPLRELFAVDLSAATGRCESCGTTGPMAGMRVYPHAPGLVARCPACTNVMLRLVRAPDRAWLDLRGATFLQVPMPADEPYPRPL; the protein is encoded by the coding sequence ATGAGCGACATGTCCTACCTGGACGGGAACGTGCTGGACGGCCCCCTGCGGGAGCTGTTCGCCGTCGACCTGAGCGCCGCCACCGGGCGGTGCGAGTCCTGCGGCACCACCGGCCCGATGGCCGGGATGCGGGTCTACCCGCACGCCCCGGGACTGGTCGCCCGCTGCCCGGCCTGCACGAACGTGATGCTGCGGCTCGTCCGCGCCCCCGACCGCGCCTGGCTGGACCTGCGGGGCGCGACGTTCCTCCAGGTCCCGATGCCGGCGGACGAGCCGTACCCGCGCCCACTCTGA
- a CDS encoding GNAT family N-acetyltransferase, with translation MRCLRTAGAAAIRRPRPADEVEFIAAARRSHDLHHPWLAAPDTPEAYAAYLRKIRRRDHAGYLICDRATGAIAGYANISGILLGALRGGYLGYAAFLPYSGTGHASAGVGLVVEHAFTALGLHRLEANIQPGNEPSRRVARKLGFRLEGYSPDYLFIDGAWRDHERWAITAPA, from the coding sequence GTGAGATGCCTGCGTACGGCCGGTGCGGCGGCCATCCGGCGGCCCCGACCCGCCGACGAGGTCGAGTTCATCGCCGCCGCCCGGCGCAGCCACGACCTGCACCACCCGTGGCTGGCCGCCCCGGACACCCCCGAGGCGTACGCCGCGTACCTGCGCAAGATCCGCCGCCGCGACCACGCCGGCTACCTGATCTGCGACCGGGCCACCGGGGCGATCGCCGGGTACGCCAACATCAGCGGCATCCTGCTCGGCGCGCTGCGCGGCGGGTACCTCGGCTATGCCGCGTTCCTGCCGTACAGCGGCACCGGGCACGCCTCGGCCGGCGTCGGCCTGGTGGTCGAGCACGCGTTCACCGCGCTGGGCCTGCACCGGCTGGAGGCGAACATCCAGCCGGGCAACGAGCCGTCCCGGCGGGTGGCCCGCAAGCTCGGGTTCCGGCTGGAGGGCTACTCGCCCGACTACCTGTTCATCGACGGGGCGTGGCGGGACCACGAGCGCTGGGCGATCACCGCTCCGGCCTGA
- a CDS encoding helix-turn-helix domain-containing protein: protein MATASDYVLNELRLLRASLGLSQEEFGRTIGYSGSHVSSVETGGRPPTKEYMEAVDRAHDPAYQPGREGRFMRMLRDLAKLDVAPTWLREWIELERDGTLLRWYEPAFLPGLLQTEAYARAILAHSLLLPAEVEQRVASRLERQQILTRESPVPLVAVLDVMVLRRPINGHPGVMAEQLEHLAKMAELPHVHVLVVPEDAGIYLGLQGAFILATLTDGAVVAHLDHQVKAQVVDGVDDLATLQRTWEVVRGEALSRRQSLELIKEAAQTWT from the coding sequence ATGGCGACCGCCAGCGACTACGTGCTCAACGAACTTCGGCTGCTCCGAGCGTCGCTCGGACTGAGTCAGGAGGAGTTCGGCCGGACCATCGGCTACTCCGGCTCCCACGTGAGCTCGGTGGAGACGGGTGGACGCCCGCCGACGAAGGAGTACATGGAGGCCGTCGACCGGGCGCACGATCCCGCGTACCAGCCGGGCCGGGAGGGCCGGTTCATGCGGATGCTGCGCGACCTGGCCAAGCTGGACGTGGCGCCGACCTGGCTGCGCGAGTGGATCGAGTTGGAGCGCGACGGGACCCTGCTGCGCTGGTACGAGCCGGCGTTCCTGCCGGGCCTGCTGCAGACCGAGGCGTACGCCCGAGCGATCCTGGCGCACAGCCTGCTCCTCCCCGCGGAGGTGGAGCAGCGGGTGGCGTCGCGGCTGGAGCGGCAGCAGATCCTGACCCGGGAGTCTCCCGTGCCGCTGGTCGCCGTGCTCGACGTCATGGTGCTGCGCCGGCCGATCAACGGGCACCCCGGGGTGATGGCCGAGCAGCTCGAGCACCTCGCCAAGATGGCCGAACTGCCGCACGTCCATGTCCTTGTGGTCCCCGAGGACGCAGGAATCTATCTTGGTCTACAGGGAGCCTTCATCCTGGCGACCCTGACCGACGGGGCGGTGGTCGCCCACCTCGACCACCAGGTCAAGGCGCAGGTGGTGGACGGGGTGGACGACCTTGCTACCCTCCAGCGGACGTGGGAAGTGGTCAGAGGTGAAGCCCTCTCGCGCAGGCAGTCACTCGAACTGATCAAGGAAGCGGCGCAGACATGGACATGA
- a CDS encoding DUF397 domain-containing protein → MTGARWHKSTRSGTNGGSCVEVADNLPGVVLVRDTKDRDGGTLRFDPKPWQAFVDLAKQIGPVG, encoded by the coding sequence ATGACCGGTGCCAGGTGGCACAAGTCGACTCGCTCGGGGACCAACGGCGGCTCGTGCGTAGAGGTGGCCGACAACCTGCCCGGCGTCGTGCTCGTGCGCGACACGAAGGACCGGGACGGCGGCACGCTCCGGTTCGACCCGAAGCCGTGGCAGGCGTTCGTCGACCTGGCGAAGCAGATCGGCCCCGTCGGCTGA
- a CDS encoding transposase domain-containing protein yields MPDHSALSRTVAAITRTVRVAAGVFAPGHLGELTSIVPFELVDAVLAETGTVQARLRNLPSRVGVYFVLAMCLFPEVGYRRVWAKMIAGLVGLVVVVPSGKGLRDLRRRVGPAPVKALFEVLAGPLAQPHTPGVRFGRYRTVSFDGCTSQRTADTARNRAWLGKRTGNGYPAVELMTLVETGTRGMLGAVFGPTAEGETSYASKLLHLLDAGMLVLWDKGFDSNMFLTAVAGTGAQFLGRLRGNRRLPVLARLDDGSYLSVLNHVPVRVIDATVTVTCADATTYTGVYRLVTSLRDPRRHPATAWSSSITSAGNTNRRTTPCATPSCTDESCAPATRPASSRNCGHC; encoded by the coding sequence TTGCCGGATCATTCTGCCCTGTCCCGCACTGTGGCCGCCATCACCCGCACTGTCCGGGTCGCGGCGGGAGTGTTCGCCCCGGGCCATCTCGGGGAACTCACCTCGATCGTGCCCTTTGAACTCGTCGATGCGGTGCTGGCCGAGACCGGTACGGTGCAGGCAAGACTACGGAACCTGCCGTCCCGGGTCGGGGTGTACTTCGTGCTGGCGATGTGCCTGTTCCCGGAGGTCGGCTACCGGCGGGTCTGGGCCAAGATGATCGCCGGGCTGGTGGGGCTGGTCGTGGTCGTCCCATCGGGTAAAGGGCTACGTGACCTGCGCCGCCGCGTCGGTCCCGCTCCGGTGAAGGCCCTCTTCGAGGTCCTCGCCGGGCCTCTCGCGCAGCCACACACTCCCGGGGTGCGGTTCGGCCGCTATCGCACGGTGTCCTTCGACGGTTGTACCTCCCAACGCACCGCCGACACCGCCCGCAACCGTGCCTGGCTCGGCAAACGCACCGGAAACGGCTACCCGGCGGTGGAGTTGATGACGCTGGTCGAGACCGGCACCCGCGGCATGCTCGGTGCGGTGTTCGGACCGACCGCCGAGGGCGAGACCAGCTACGCCAGCAAACTGCTGCATCTGCTGGATGCCGGCATGCTCGTGCTGTGGGACAAGGGCTTCGACTCCAACATGTTCCTGACCGCGGTCGCCGGCACCGGCGCCCAATTCCTGGGCCGGCTGCGCGGCAACCGCCGCCTGCCGGTCCTGGCCCGCCTCGACGACGGCTCATACCTGAGCGTCCTCAACCACGTCCCCGTCCGGGTCATCGACGCCACCGTCACCGTCACCTGCGCCGACGCCACCACCTACACCGGCGTCTACCGCCTCGTCACCTCCCTGCGCGACCCCCGCCGGCACCCGGCCACCGCCTGGTCGAGCTCTATCACCAGCGCTGGGAACACGAATCGGCGTACTACGCCCTGCGCCACACCATCCTGCACGGACGAATCCTGCGCTCCGGCGACCCGACCGGCATCCAGCAGGAACTGTGGGCACTGCTGA
- a CDS encoding ISAzo13 family transposase has product MAVTVETEQMLAAKFEAIFPHLDERQRRLLMGAEARALGHGGIRAVARAAGVAENTVSRGVSDLDAGDPPLGRARRLGGGRRSLSETDPRLRPALLALVEPDERGDPMSPLRWTTKSTRTLAAELTRQGHPVGADTVADLLRSDGFSLQANAKTIEGKQHPDRDAQFRYINDQVRDHQDTGDPVVSVDTKKKELVGPFANAGRQWRPAGEPVATRTHDFPDSELGKAVPYGIYDLAANTGWVNVGTDHDTAAFAVESIRRWWNSIGSSDYPHARRLLITADAGGSNGYRTRAWKAELAALAVQTGLDITVCHFPPGTSKWNKVEHRLFSHITMNWRGRPLTSHDVIVQSIAATTTRTGLRVHAALDTNTYDTGVRLSDRQHDALPLSRHDWHGEWNYTLHPEEYEQVNNAPDPFDQPSPDLAWLAHPALTGLPPDEWDALITTLMTLHDQQRETRLNKRRGHRPRLTAPGTGRRPVLTLADRLIAAILHHRLALSQVAVAALFSVRPETINRRIRETRQLLQQAGHSIQPGPQRLATLNDLYTLATTEGITTPPEPKAAC; this is encoded by the coding sequence ATGGCCGTGACGGTGGAAACCGAACAAATGCTGGCGGCGAAGTTCGAAGCGATCTTTCCGCATCTGGATGAGCGGCAGCGTCGCCTGCTGATGGGCGCTGAGGCGCGGGCGTTGGGGCACGGCGGGATCCGGGCGGTGGCCCGGGCTGCCGGGGTCGCCGAGAACACGGTCTCTCGCGGCGTGTCCGACTTGGACGCGGGCGATCCCCCTTTGGGTAGGGCACGCCGCCTGGGCGGAGGCCGCAGAAGCCTGTCCGAGACGGATCCGCGGTTGCGCCCGGCGTTGCTGGCTCTGGTCGAGCCGGACGAGCGGGGCGATCCGATGTCGCCTCTGCGGTGGACGACCAAGTCGACCCGCACCCTCGCCGCGGAGTTGACCCGTCAGGGCCACCCGGTGGGCGCCGACACCGTGGCCGACCTGCTGCGGTCCGACGGGTTCAGCCTGCAGGCCAACGCCAAGACCATCGAGGGTAAGCAGCATCCGGACCGCGACGCGCAGTTCCGCTACATCAACGACCAGGTCAGAGACCATCAGGACACCGGTGACCCGGTCGTCAGCGTGGACACCAAGAAGAAGGAACTGGTCGGCCCGTTCGCCAACGCCGGCCGCCAGTGGCGGCCGGCCGGTGAACCGGTCGCTACCCGCACTCACGACTTCCCCGACAGCGAGCTGGGCAAGGCGGTGCCTTACGGCATCTACGACCTGGCCGCCAACACCGGCTGGGTCAACGTCGGCACCGACCACGACACCGCCGCGTTCGCCGTGGAGTCGATCCGCCGTTGGTGGAACAGCATCGGCTCCAGCGACTATCCGCACGCCAGGCGGCTGCTGATCACCGCGGACGCGGGTGGCTCCAACGGCTACCGCACCCGCGCCTGGAAAGCGGAACTGGCCGCCCTCGCCGTGCAGACAGGGCTGGACATCACCGTGTGCCACTTCCCACCCGGCACCTCAAAGTGGAACAAGGTCGAACACCGGCTGTTCTCCCACATCACCATGAACTGGCGGGGCCGGCCGCTGACCAGCCATGACGTGATCGTGCAGAGCATCGCCGCCACCACGACCCGCACCGGCCTACGCGTACACGCCGCCCTCGACACCAACACCTACGACACCGGCGTACGCCTCAGCGACCGACAACACGACGCGCTACCGCTGAGCCGCCACGACTGGCACGGTGAGTGGAACTACACCCTGCACCCCGAGGAATACGAACAGGTCAACAACGCCCCCGACCCGTTCGACCAGCCCAGCCCCGACCTGGCCTGGCTAGCGCATCCGGCCCTGACCGGACTACCCCCCGACGAGTGGGACGCACTGATCACCACCCTGATGACACTGCACGACCAGCAGCGGGAAACACGCCTGAACAAGCGACGCGGTCACCGTCCCCGACTGACCGCGCCCGGCACCGGCCGCCGCCCCGTCCTCACCCTCGCCGACCGGCTCATCGCCGCCATCCTGCACCACCGACTCGCCCTGTCCCAGGTCGCCGTCGCCGCCCTGTTCAGCGTCCGACCCGAAACAATCAACAGGCGGATACGCGAGACCCGGCAACTCCTGCAACAGGCGGGACACAGCATCCAACCCGGCCCACAGCGACTCGCCACCCTAAACGACCTCTACACCCTCGCCACCACAGAAGGCATCACCACCCCGCCAGAGCCCAAAGCCGCGTGTTGA
- a CDS encoding IS4 family transposase: MQEKSVITRSIEVAGGVHAPGHLGELTQIIDFDLVDAVLEETGTREKRLRLLPSRVVVYFVLALALLDRCSYRATWGKLTAALAGLCLTRPSISSLSRARRRVGVAPLRRLFETLAGAVGLLGQPGVFYRGLRTVAIDGTHLHVPDEERVTWRYPKRVGDKLEFGYPLLRLLVVIECGTRALLAAAFGPETEGELAYARRLLGVLDRTMLLLADAGFDAAEFLRDVGATGAQFLVRSSARRCPTIQRRLPDGSYLARIGYGSLPALILVRVIEAQVTVTLADGSLRREQWRLITSLTDHTRYPAHELVDLYHERWQAETTYFSIKATMLDGRVLRSRSIPGIEQEVYALLTAYQALIRAAADATCTQPGLDMDRISFTILIDAAADTITTASGILPGSSTDLLGTIGHAALADLLPAWRRPRIKARSRKNPTSKYSPNAGQHPATTQTYTFHADITIFEKGLASRSRR; the protein is encoded by the coding sequence TTGCAGGAGAAGTCTGTCATCACCCGGTCGATCGAGGTAGCCGGGGGTGTGCACGCGCCCGGACATCTGGGCGAGTTGACCCAGATCATCGACTTCGACCTGGTCGACGCGGTGCTGGAAGAAACCGGGACACGCGAGAAGCGGCTGCGGCTGCTGCCGTCTCGGGTCGTGGTGTACTTCGTCCTCGCACTCGCCCTGCTCGACCGCTGTTCCTACCGAGCGACGTGGGGGAAGCTGACCGCGGCCCTGGCCGGCTTGTGCCTGACGCGGCCGAGTATCTCCTCACTGTCACGCGCTCGCCGCCGGGTCGGAGTAGCGCCGCTACGGCGCCTGTTCGAGACCCTGGCCGGTGCCGTCGGTCTGCTCGGCCAGCCCGGCGTGTTCTACCGGGGCCTGCGTACCGTGGCCATCGACGGCACCCACCTGCACGTGCCCGACGAGGAACGGGTCACCTGGCGCTACCCCAAACGCGTAGGAGACAAGCTGGAGTTCGGCTACCCGCTGCTACGGCTGCTCGTGGTGATCGAGTGTGGGACCCGCGCCCTGCTCGCCGCGGCCTTCGGCCCCGAAACAGAAGGCGAACTGGCTTACGCGCGGCGGCTTCTGGGCGTCCTGGACCGCACGATGCTGCTGCTGGCCGACGCCGGCTTCGACGCCGCGGAATTCCTGCGCGACGTCGGCGCCACCGGCGCGCAGTTCCTGGTCCGCTCATCCGCCCGCCGCTGCCCGACCATCCAGCGTCGCCTACCCGACGGCTCCTACCTGGCCCGCATCGGCTACGGCAGCCTACCCGCTCTCATCCTGGTGCGGGTCATCGAAGCGCAGGTCACCGTCACACTGGCCGACGGCAGCCTGCGGCGCGAGCAGTGGCGGCTGATCACCAGCCTGACAGACCACACCCGCTACCCCGCCCACGAACTCGTGGACCTCTACCACGAACGCTGGCAGGCCGAAACCACGTATTTCTCGATCAAAGCGACCATGCTCGACGGCCGCGTCCTGCGCTCCCGCAGCATCCCCGGGATCGAGCAGGAGGTGTACGCCCTGCTCACCGCCTACCAGGCCCTCATCCGCGCGGCAGCAGACGCCACCTGCACCCAGCCCGGCCTGGACATGGACCGGATCAGCTTCACCATCCTCATCGACGCCGCCGCCGACACGATCACCACCGCCAGCGGAATCCTTCCCGGCAGCTCAACCGACCTCCTCGGCACGATAGGCCACGCCGCGCTGGCCGACCTCCTACCCGCCTGGCGCCGCCCTCGAATCAAGGCCCGCTCCCGCAAGAACCCGACCAGCAAGTACAGCCCGAACGCCGGACAGCACCCCGCAACCACGCAGACCTACACCTTCCACGCCGACATCACAATCTTCGAAAAGGGGCTTGCCTCCCGCTCACGGCGCTAA
- a CDS encoding ISAs1 family transposase, with the protein MHADRLDESLPAQRRSSLVAALSAVPDRRDPRGVVHALPGVLATAVAAVLTGARSAAAVAEWAADAPQQVLAELGVFRDPFTGLYRAPDESTFRRVLAGVDADALDDTVGRWVLACRPAADTERRVYSVDGKTLRGSGPAGAQVHLLAVLDQHTGTVLGQVDVDGKTNELTRFRPLLGPLDLTAVVITADAMHTQREHARWLIDDKKAAYVFTVKKNQPRLYRQLKTLPWAKVPIQDETSTRGHGRYDIRRLQAVTCTGPLALDFPHATQALRIRRRRLSLTTGRWSTVTVYAITNLSAAQAGPADLADWLRGHWAIETLHHIRDTTYAEDASRLRTGNSPRVMATLRNTAISLLRLAGVTAIAAALRHNSRNPHRPLQLLGIT; encoded by the coding sequence GTGCACGCGGACCGCCTGGACGAGTCGTTGCCGGCGCAGCGCCGGTCGAGCCTGGTCGCGGCGTTGAGTGCGGTGCCGGACCGGCGAGATCCCCGCGGTGTCGTCCATGCGTTGCCTGGGGTCCTGGCCACGGCGGTCGCGGCGGTGCTGACCGGTGCCCGTTCCGCAGCGGCGGTCGCGGAGTGGGCCGCTGACGCGCCGCAGCAGGTCCTTGCTGAACTGGGCGTGTTCCGGGATCCGTTCACCGGGCTGTATCGGGCTCCGGACGAGTCCACGTTCCGGCGGGTCCTGGCCGGTGTCGATGCTGACGCCCTGGACGACACGGTCGGCCGGTGGGTCCTCGCGTGCCGGCCGGCGGCGGACACCGAGCGGCGGGTGTACAGCGTGGACGGCAAGACCTTGCGAGGCAGCGGCCCGGCCGGCGCCCAGGTGCATCTGCTCGCGGTGCTGGACCAGCACACCGGGACGGTCCTGGGTCAGGTCGACGTCGACGGCAAGACAAACGAGTTGACCCGCTTCCGGCCGCTGCTGGGCCCGCTTGACCTGACCGCGGTGGTCATCACCGCCGACGCCATGCACACCCAACGCGAGCATGCCCGCTGGCTGATCGACGACAAGAAGGCCGCCTACGTCTTCACCGTGAAGAAGAACCAGCCGCGCCTGTATCGCCAGCTCAAGACCCTGCCCTGGGCGAAGGTCCCGATCCAGGACGAGACCAGCACCCGCGGGCACGGTCGCTACGACATCCGCCGCCTGCAGGCAGTCACCTGCACCGGGCCACTCGCCCTGGACTTCCCGCACGCCACCCAAGCACTACGGATCCGTCGCCGACGACTGAGCCTGACCACCGGCCGCTGGTCCACCGTCACCGTCTACGCGATCACCAACCTGAGCGCCGCCCAGGCCGGTCCCGCCGACCTAGCCGACTGGCTGCGTGGGCACTGGGCCATCGAAACTCTGCACCACATCCGCGACACCACCTACGCCGAGGACGCCAGCCGCCTGCGCACCGGCAACTCACCCCGCGTCATGGCCACTTTGCGCAACACCGCGATCAGTCTGCTCCGACTGGCTGGCGTCACCGCCATCGCCGCAGCCCTACGCCACAACAGCCGAAACCCGCACCGGCCACTCCAACTACTCGGGATCACCTGA